The Phycisphaeraceae bacterium genome segment GCTGGGGGCGAATCACGGCGATTCGCCGCACGGCGTCTTCACGAGCCGCCCGGGCGTGCTCACGACGGACTTCTTCGTCAACCTGCTCGACATGCGCACGGCGTGGAAGCCCGTCGGCCCGGAGGCCGACCTGTTTGAGGGCAGCGACCGGGCGACTGGCGAGCGACGCTGGACCGCGACGCGCGTGGACCTGGTGTTCGGGGCCAACTCGCAACTGCGGGCCATCGCGGAGGTCTACGCCTGCGCCGACGCCCGGGAGAAGTTCGTGCGCGACTTCGTGGCGACATGGACGAAGGTGATGAACCTGGATCGCTTCGACTTGAACGGACGCGCCTGATGGCGCATCGATCGTGACGGGTGCGCCGGTCCGCCGCGAGTTCGTGCAGCGCGGCTTGCCTCGCGCCAAGCCAGGGAGCCCTCGCGGTCGAGCCGGGGCTACCGTTGCGCGTTGCCAGTCCGGAGTTTCCCGTGATGTGACGCCCTCCCCGTTCGTCCGCGCTCTTCAGCCATCATGCCCTCGCCGCCCCGTTCCGCATCGCTGGCCCGTCGGTACCCGCGTCGGGTGGAGATTCCGCTGCTGCTGTTCGCGGCGGGGGCGATGCTCACGCTCGGGCTGACGCTGCCGGCGCTGCAGACCCGCACGCTGTTCTTCTGGAAGGACGAGTACTCGGTGCTGCTCAACATCGTGCGTCTGAACGAGGAGGGCAAGCGAACCGCCGCGGTGATCCTGGCTGCATGCTCGGTCGTCTACCCGGCGATCAAGTTCATCCTGCTGGGCTACTTCTGGTTCATGCCGTTTCCGCACGGGTGGCGGTTCCGGGTGATCCGAATGCTGCGGCTGCTGGGCCGGTGGGCGATGGTGGATGTGCTCACGATCGTATCGATCGTGGCGGCGAGCATGACCATCGGTCCGCTTCAGGCCACGCCGCGCGCGGGGCTGTTCCTCTTCGCGGGCGGAATCTTCGCCCTGATGCTGGCGGGCCTGGCGATGGAGCGGCTGGCGCGTAAGGGCGTGCGAAGGCGGTAGGCGGAAGGGATGGCGGAGAGGCGTCCGGGGATGACGCGGGGCGTCACGCCGGGTTGGTTTCGGCGGAAGGCATGGTGGGTGGTCTCCGCCGCGGCCGCGCCAGAAACAGAATCAACAGCACTCCCAGCAGCCACGCCCCCGCGGAGCCCGCGATGGCCTTCGTCCACAGGTGAGGCGGCATGCGGCTCGCGCTGGATGACCCGGACGAGACCGAACTGAACCCCTTGCTGCCCAGGTTGGTGATGGAGACGCCGCCGCGCACGCCCAGCCCTGCTGGCGTTCCCGGCACGGGCTTGCCGATCGCCCCCAGGTTCTGCACGATCTGGCCGATCTCGTACGACACCGCATCCGACTCGGCATCAATCCCCAGCGACTTCATCCAGTCGGTGAGGACTTCCTTCGTGAGCGGCCCCTCGTGGCGGATGGAGGTCCCCGCCAGGTCGGTCCACGTGACCAGGTCATTCCGCGCGCTGACGAGCAGGTCGTGCTTTGACCCATCCAGCGCGTTGAGCGTCACCAGCAGATCCTGCGGTCCCGCGGTGGCGGGCATGGCCCCAGTGGAGGGGGAGATCATCTGCAGCGACAGGAACGCCCGCGAGCCCGGCATGCCCAGCGTGAGGCGCTGACTGGTCACCGTCCACGGCTGCACCTGCGCGATGAGGATGGATGAGACGATGAACGCCGGCAGCGGCAGCAGGCACGTCCAGACGATGAGCCACCCCAGCCGCCCCATCGGCCTGATCGAGCCCGGCTGCAGAATGCCCACCACCCGCAGGTCCGACCCGCACTCCGGGCAGATGTGCCCCGGCAGGCCGACGACGGCGTAGCGGCAGTGGGCGCAGGAGGGCTGCTCCACGCGCGGCCCGCGCGCCAGCCGGTAGCCGAGGATCACCAGCCCGACCAGGGCCAGAGCGGCGAGTGCGATGAAGAGGAGGCCGACGAATGCCATGCGTTGGTGGTGTTGGGGTTGCTTGTTTGAAATGGGACGGGCCGGAGGTGGTGAGCCGTCAGGAATGGTATGGGTGCCCGAACGACTGGTTGAGTCGAAACGAAACGCGGACCCGGGAAGGGTCCGCGTTCAGGAGAGTTGTTGGGTTCGCCGGCACGGCAAATCAGGCCATCACCGGCGCCTTCACAAACGCCTTGCCCAGGATCGGCTTGTGGTCCGCGCCCATCCAGTCCTCCAGCACCGAGGCGTAGATGGAGCGGAAGTCCACGTTGTACTTGAGGTCGCCCTGGTCGAGGTCGGTCAGTGACGGGTGCGTGCCGTGCAGGCCCGGCTTGACCATGTCGCCCACGAGGTACATGGGGGCGGCGGTGCCGTGGTCGGTGCCGCCCGAGGCGTTCTGGCGCACGCGGCGGCCGAACTCGGAGAAGACCATGGTCAGCACGCGCTTGTTGTTGCCCTGGGCCTTCATGTCCTTGTAGAAGGCGTTGAGCGAGGTGGCCACCTGCGTGAGCAGGTTGGCGTGGGGGTTGAACTGGTTGGCGTGGGTGTCGAAGCCGCCCAGCGACACGTAGTAGACGCGGGTGGGCAGACCGGCGCGGATCATCGCGCCCACCATCTGCAGTTGCCGCCCAAGCCCGTTCTGCGGGTAGCCCACCAGCGGGGCGGCGGCCACGGCGGCGCGAATCTTGTCCGAGGCCACCTGGGCGTCCAGCGCGGTGCGCATCAGAAAGGCCTTCTGCGAGTCGCCTTCGCTGGCGCCCAGCTCGCCGGCACGGTTGATCTGCTCGTAGGGGTCATCCAGCGACTTGTGCAGATCCTTGCCGAGCCAGCGGAAGAGGTCGGGCGACTCGAAGTTGATGGGCTTCTGAATCTCGCCGATCATCGCCAGCGGGGCGGTGCGGCCGATCGACACCGCGCCCTGCGGCACGGGCGTGCCGCTGCAGGTGCAGTCGAAGTACCTGCCGATCCAGCCCACGCCGCTGGCGTCGGTGTTGGCGGTATGCCAGATGTCCATCGACGTGAAGTGCGAGCGGTTGGGGTTGGGGTAGCCCACGCCCTGAACGATCGACGCCACGCCGTCGTCCATCAGCTCCTTGAACGGGGCGAGCGATGGGTGAAGCCCCAGCCCGTCGTTCTGGTTGAGCTGCAGCGCGGCGGGGTTCTGATTCGTGCCGCGTCCCGGGGCGGGGATGGCCAGACCCGGACGCGAGTTGTAGTAGATCGGGCTTCCGTAGGGGACGACGGTGTTCAGCCCGTCGTTTCCGCCGCCCAGTTGCACGACGACGAGGATGCGGTCCTCCGGCACGCCGGGGCGGCTGGAGAGCTCCGAGCCGAGGGGAAGCATCATGCCGTAGGCGGACTTCTGCAGGAACAGGGGAATCGTCGCGGCCGCAGAAACCAGCGTGACGCCCTGGGCCAGGAAGATGCGACGCGTGAAGGCGGGTTGCTCGGACATTTCGGAACTCCCGATCAGGACAGGGCGGGCATGGGGGCGCTGTGGGTGGATCAGCAGAGTTGGTATTCGGGCATCGCGGTGATGAGCGACAGCATGGCGATGATCATGTCGTTGGTCACGCGGTTGCCGTTGGAGGATACGAAGTCGATCAGCGTGCGCACACGCTCCGACTCCGGCTCGGCGCCCAGGGCGAAGCGCAGCAGGTAGGCGGCGGCGTCCTCGGGCTTGATGTCGCCCTCGGCGCTGCGCAGGTGCGAGACGAGGTGCGTGGCGTCGTAGGAGTCGGTGCTGGCCTGCCACTCGTACAGGTTGGGCCGCCGCCCCGTGAGCAGGTAGACCAGCAGGTTCTGGCGGATGAAGAGGGTGGAGGTGTTGATCCACGCGCGACCGCCGTCCCACCCCTTGACGGAGGGAGGCATGAACAGATCCTGCCCCATCAGGTCCGCGGCGCTGTTGAGGGCGGCCACATCCCGGGCGGGCGTGTAGAGGGAGCGGATGGCCTGCACGATCAGTTGCACGGGGCTCTTGATGAGCGCCGCGGTGTTCTGCGGGTCGTAGAAGTGCTCGGATTTGAAGAGAGTGGTGAGCACCGGCTTGAGCTCGTACTTCGAGTCGCGCATCAGTCTGGCCAGCCGCGCGATGAACTGCTCCACGTCGCGCCCCGGCTTGCCCGGCATGTCGTTGACGAAGAACCGGTAGAGTTTGCCGCAGATGAACCGGCTGCAGACCTCGCGGGAGAGAATCAGGCGGCAAAAGTCCACGCCGTCGAACGGGCCGACCTTGCCGAGGATGCGCTTGGGTCCGGCGTCGTGCTCGTTCTGGTCGAAGAAGAACTCGTGGCGCCCCAGCTGCTCGTTGTAGCGATAGGTGTAGCCGGTGAGCGCCCGGGCGCCTTCCTTGATGTCCTGCTCGGTGTAATCGTTGCCCTCGCCGAGCGTGAAGAGCTCCATCAGCTCGCGGGCGAGGTTTTCGTTGGGGGCGTTGCGTCGGTTCTGGTTGTTGTTCAGATACCGCAGCATCGCCGGGTCGCGGATGATGCCGTACACCAGGTTGGCGAAGTTGCCCGTGGCGTTGGCCCGGAAGAACTGGTTCTGCTGGAACATGTCGTACGAGTTCTCGATGGTTCGATAGCCCGTGGCGAAATGTCCGTGCCAGAAGAGCGTCATCTTCTCCTCAAGCGGGCGCGGAGAACGGATCATGCGCTTGAGCCACCACTCCTGCATGGAACGATGCTGGCGGCGGTCGGCCTCCTGGCGGCGCTGTCGCTCGCGCTGCAGTTGTTCAACGGCGGCCTCGTCGCCGGATCGTCGGGCGGCTTCAATGGCCCGGCGCTCCTCGGCGGTGGGGGGTCGCATGATCGTGCCATCGAAGGCGTCGGCACGAACCTCTTCAAAGTCGCACTTTTCGTAGTTGACGATGTAGTCCACCGCCTTGTCGAGGCCCATCTCGACCAGGGCGCGGGCCTGGGCGGGCGTTCCGCCGAAACCGGCCCGGTTGAGCAGGTGGTGGGCCTTCCAGAAATCAAAGTCCCCGCCGCGGATGGGTCGAAGCGATGGCTCGGGCATGGTCACATCCTCATGGACCGCCTCGCGGGAGACGAGGCCGCACCGTTCTGAACGATCCAGACCCCCCGGTATTGCCGGATCAGCCGCGTCCGTTGACCCCTGGACGGGTCACGTCGCCCGCGAAACAAAGGTATATCGGTCCGGGCGGCAACGCCAGCGGAATCCGGGAAAGCCCGTCCACCAAACGCTACCCCTTCCGCCCCTTGCGCCCCGTGATGCCCGCCCGCGACTTGGCCATGCCCGGCTTGGGCCTGGGAGCGGCGACCTCGTCGAAAGTGACCTTGTTCCGGGTCGAAAGCAGCGGCATGGCCTTCAGGTCGCGGATGCGGTCGCGCAGATGGGCGGCCTTCTCGAACTCCAGCCGCTCCGCCGCGGCGAGCATCTCCTTCTCCAGTTCGACGATGAGCTCCTCCCGGTCGTACTCCTGAGCTGGCCTGGAGACGGGGGCGACGGCGGCACGGGCTGTCTTGCGAGCAGCCAGCTCCTGTTCGATGCCCCTTCGGATGGCTTTCTGAATGGTGTCAGGCGTGATGCCGTGCTGCTCGTTGTAGGCCTGCTGAATGGCGCGGCGTCGCGTGACCTCGTCGATGGCCGCCTGCATCTGCGGGGTGACCGAGTCGGCGTACATCACCACCTCGCTGTTGACGTTGCGGGCGGCGCGGCCCATCGTCTGAATGAGCGAGGTTTCACTGCGCAGGAAGCCGGTCTTGTCGGCGTCGAGGATGGCGACGAGCGCCACTTCCGGCAGGTCGAGCCCTTCGCGCAGCAGGTTCACGCCCACGAGGATGTCGAACTGCCCCTCCCGCAGCTCGCGCAGGATTTCCAGACGCTCCAGCGTGTCGATGTCGCTGTGCAGGTAGCGGACGCGGAGTTTCCGATCGTGCAGGTACCCGGTGAGATCCTCGCAGAGCCGCTTGGTGAGCGCGGTGACGAGCACGCGCTCGCCCCGTGCGGCGCGGTGCTGGCATCGCTCGATCAGGTCCGGGATCTGCCCCCGCGCGGGCAGCACCGTGACGGGCGGGTCAAGCAGGCCGGTGGGTCGGATGATCTGCTCCACCACCAGCCCCTCGCTGCGCGCCAGTTCGTACTCGCCGGGCGTGGCGCTCACGAAGATGACCTGGGGCACGAGCTCCTCGAATTCCTCGAAGCGGAGCGGTCGGTTCTCCAGCGCGCTGGGCAGGCGGAAGCCGTGATCCACCAGCACCTGCTTGCGGGCCCGGTCGCCGTTGAACATGGCGCGAACCTGCGGCACGGTGACGTGGGATTCGTCGATGAACATGAGCCAGTCGTCCGGCCCGCGGCCGGGCACATGGCGGAAGTAATCCAGCAGCGTGTAGGGCCGGGCGCCGCGCGGGCGGCCGTCGAGGTGGGCGGCGTAGTTCTCGATGCCCGAGCAGTAGCCGACTTCCTCCATCATCTCCAGGTCGTATCGCGTGCGGGAAAGCAGCCGCTGCGCCTCGAGCAGCTTGCCCTCGCCGCGCAGCTGCAGCACGCGGGCGTCGAGCTCGGCCCGGATGTTGTTCAACGCGGTCTGAAGCTCGTTCTCCGGCATCACGTAGTGAACGGCGGGGAAGATGAAGACCTGGGTTTCTTCAGCCAGCACCTCGCCGGTGGTGGGGTTGATGAGCTCCAGCCGCTCGATCTCATCGCCGAACGTCTCGACGCGCACGGCGAACTGCTCGTAGGCGGGATACACCTCGATCACGTCGCCCTTGACGCGGAAGGTGCCGCGCTCCAGCGCCGCGTCGTTGCGAGAATACTGCATGTCCGACAGACCGAGGAGCACTGTCCGACGGTTGATCGGCTGGCCCTTGATCAGCCCGATGACGCGCTTGCCGTACGCCTCCGGCGAGCCCAGCCCGTAGATGCAGGAGACGGACGCCACGATGATGACATCGTCGCGCGACAGCAGATGGCTGGTGGCGGAAAGACGCAGCCGGTCGAGGTCATCGTTGCGCGAAGCGTCCTTCTCGATGTAGATGTCGCGCTGCGGGATGTACGCTTCCGGCTGGTAGTAGTCGTAGTACGACACGAAGTACGAAACGGCATTGCGCGGGAAGAGTTCGCGCATCTCCTCGTACAACTGAGCGGCCAGCGTCTTGTTGTGCGAGACGATGAGCGTGGGCTTCTTCACCCGCGCGATCACGTTGGCCATGGTGAACGTCTTGCCCGTGCCGGTGGCGCCCAGCAGCGTCATGGCGGAGCGTCCTGACCGCACGCCATCGGTCAGCGCCTCGATGGCCTGCGGCTGGTCGCCGGTGGGTTGGAACGGGCTGACGAGTTCGAAAGCACGGTGCTCGGGCATGGCGGGTGATTATTGCGCCGCCGCGTCGATCCGCGCGAGGGGTCGTCACGCTTCGGGGGTTCGTCGCTTCAGGCGAACGCCCCGTTCATCACGGGCGACCAGCCCGCGAATTTCGAGGATGGTGATCTCCGAGAGCAACGCTGCGGGGGGCATCTGCACCGCGTGGGCGAGAAAGTCCGTGAGCAATGGCGTTTCCGCGTCCTGAAGGGCGGCGACGATGGCCCGTTGGCCGTCCGTCAGGTTGAGTTCGCGCAACGATGGCGCGCCGTTGGGCGGCGCGGCGGCGGCCTCGAAGGCCCCCCGCACCAGGTGTCCGGCCGACTCGAGCTGCGTCAGAACGTCCGCGTGGCTGAGCACCATGCCTGCCCAGCCGTCGCGGATGGCCTCGAGGCATCCCATCGCCGACGGAGAATCAACCCGACCGGGCAGCGCCATCACCTCGCGTCCATGCTCCTCGGCGGCGAGGCGCGCGGTGATGAGCGCCCCGCTGCCGCGACCCGCCTCGATGACCAGCACTCCCAGCGACAACCCGGAGATGATCCTGTTCCGCCGGGGAAAGTGCTCGGAACGCGGCATGACGCCCATGGGGTACTCGCTGACGACCGCGCCGCGCTCGACGATGTGCATGAAAAGGTCGGCATGCTCCGGCGGATAGTCGTGGGCGAGTCCGCAGCCGCACACGGCGATGGTCCGTCCACCGGCGCGCAGCGCCGCCCGATGGGCCTCGGCGTCGATGCCCCTCGCTCCGCCGGAGACGATCGTCAGCCCGCACTGGGCCAGCATGGAGGCGAACCGCGCCGCCTGGTCCCGTCCGTACGCGGAACAGTGTCTCGATCCCACGATGGCCAGTGCGATCGAGTCCTCCGGCGCCAATGTGCCTCGGACCCACAGCGCCACGGGAGGGTCGGCGATCGACTCCAGCAGCGGCGGATAGTCAGAATCCCCCCGCAGAATGATGCCCACGCCGCGCGCCGACATGGCGTCTCGTTCAGCATCAGGGGTGGTTCTGGCCAGTTCCTCTTTCAATCGAACCGCGCGGGTGGGGCCGATGCCTTCCACCGCGGCAAGTTCCGTGGCGGATGCGCCGACGATTGCGGCCGCGCCGCCCAGTCGCGCCATCAGCCGTCGATACGTGACCGGACCGATCCCCGAGGTGAGGGCCAGGCGGAGATGGGCATCGTCGATCTGTTCGGGTGTCCGGGGCATGACGATCTGGTGGAAGCATCGCATCCTACCGGATCAGCCCGCGGCGTCCCAGCGTCGTGGCCAACGAGCGGGGGCGAGGTACGGTTGGTTCGTGGGGACGCCCGCGCTCAGGCGGGCTCGGGACCGAGGCGCTCGACCGCAGATGCCGGCGCGGGGTTCGTACGCATCGTGTCAGGATGATGCTCAAGGGCCTGATCAGGCGCCTCGATGCGAACGCTCTCGGAGCGTGCCTGGCCCGAGGGACCAAGCAGGAGTCCGATAAACAAGGCGGCGATGGAGCCCGCCAGAACCCAGTGTCGATGCTCGCCGGTCACCAGTTCGACGAGATCGGACTGAACAGGGTCATGGGGTCGGAACTCGACAGGTGGAACGGTGGCCTCGATCCACTCCGTCACCGGAGCAGCGGCGGAGCCGGCCGCCAGAATGGGCACGTCGCCCGCTGGCGCCAGGTTGAGCTGGGCGGCGGCCAGGCGGCGAAGCAGCACCGGATCGCCCTGCTCCAGTCGCTCGATGAACTCGGCGTAGGCCCGCAGTCGCTCCACGCCCACGCGTTCATGCTCCCGGAGCAGGCCCAGTTGATCCCGCATCTCAGCCAGTTGCCGCTGAGGCGGGATGAGAACGGCCGCGCAGACCATCACCAACCCGGCGGCGATGAACAGCCAGCCGGGGTCCAGCCGCACCAGTGGACGGGTGACGCGCATGGCGTCATTGATCGACCATATGGGACGGTTGGATTGAACGACTCGAACCGGGATTCTCGGTCCCATCGACACGGGCCGCGCCCGTCGCCCGCGTCGGCGCTCCTGACGGCGGAGATGGGTGTTGCGGACCGCGACGTGGGCCGATCATGCTGCATGATGGCCGATGAACGCACCGATCCCGCCCTTCTGAGACTCGCCGCCCAGGGAGTCAATCAGCGTCAGACGGGTCGTCTGCCGCAGGAGTCGCTGGCGTGTTCGCTCGGCCCGGTGCTGGACTTTTCCGCCGGGGGAATGCGCGTGAAGACCCGGCGCGTTCCGAAAGGCCGGTTCGAGGTGGAGCTGTTCGGGTTGGGCGGGCGCATCACCGTGCCTGCCGAAGTGATCTGGACGAAGCGATGCGGGCTGTTTTCGCGGATTGTGGGCGTCCGCTTCGTCAACCTGGATCAGGGCATGCTGGCGACGCTGAAGCGGATGTCCTCGGAGAACCGATCCCGGCGTCTGCTGGCGTCCGAGGTCAAGAAGGCCGCCTGATCCCCGATTCCGTACCTGCGAAGTCAATCATTCTCGATCAACCGGACGTCTGGCCGCTCGCACCTCCGAGGTGGCGGCCGCAGATGGCCAGCAGTTCGTCAACCCTGGCCTTGAGTGGTTCGATGGATTCGACCTTGGGGGCGGCCTGGGCGATGCCCTGGGCGGCCTCTCCCACGTCGTCCATGCCGTATCCGACGGCGCGGGTGCGCACCGCGTCGCACAGGATTCGAACCGACTCGCGCCATCCTTCATCATCCAGGGCCTGCTTGAGCGAGTCGACCTGGGCGCGGATCTCACCGACGAACTCGTCCGTCAGGTCGTCCGCTTCCGGGCAGTAATCACGGATGCGGATGGGGGACTCGAATCGCACGCCCACTTCATGGACGCCCTGTCGCAGGTAGCGGCAGGCGACGACCCGCCCCTCGATGTGACGTGTCTCCCCATTCCGCGCGGTCAGCGCCACGCGGGCGCAGACGCCGGGATGAATGAACGCCCCGTGCAGCAGCGAAATGCCCATGACGCTCAGATTGCGCGTCTCCATCAGGAAGATGCGGGGGCGCACCTCGGCCCGAGGCCAGATTTCGACCCGCCCGCCGGAGCCGGAGCGGAATGACGGCATGGTGCTCGGATCATCCACGTGCCAGAGCAGCACTTCGCAATGACGCTGGCGAAAGCGGAATCGTCTGAACTGCCTGCGCGACACCTTGGGGCGATTGAAGCCATGCTCCAGCTCGCCCAGCAGATGCTCCATCTGGTGGCGGTCGATCCTGAGTGTCTCTCGCGCTTCGTACCTCTGCGTCATGCCTGGGCACCCTTGTGCTGGAATCCCGGTCAATCGTGGACGGATCCCTGGCGTGAGACGCGCCCGCATTCATGTCGGCGACGACACCACGGCTCTCCCCAGGCGTGAGATCGTCACATGGTCACGACGGATTGAGGGTTTCTCCCGATCATCACGCGGAACTGGCGCAAAGATGGAGGCCCGATTCATCAAGCCATGCTGTTATGGGGACTTCCGTTGGCCATGCCTCACCGCCAGGCGCGGCGGCTGGTCAGCTCGGATCAGTCCAGCGGCATCGGTCGACGAGGGCCTTGCACTCACGCTCGACCGGCTCCAGGTTCTCGGACGAGGCCTGGATCACTTTCAGAAGCGACTCGGCGCCCTCGGCGATGGCCTGATACCCATATCCCAGGGCGCGGGTTCGGACCGCTTCGCCGAGCACGCGCAGGGCGGCGATGTTGCCCGCCTCGACTTCGAGAGCCAGCCCCTCGGCGCGGGCCTGGAGTTCGGCCAGGAAATCGCGGGACATGGCGTCGGCTTCGGGACAGTACTCGCGCAGGCGGATGATGGCGTCGAAACGCACCCCCAGTTCATGCACGCCGCCGCGCAGGTAGCGACAGGCGACCACCACGCCGTCCACCGGCCGGCGCTCTCCCTTGCGATCGGTCAGGGTGACGCGGCATCGTGTTCCCGGATGCACGAATACGCCATGCAGCAGTGAGATGCCCTGAATGCTGAGGTTTCTGGACTCCATGACGAATGGACGTCCTCCGCTGGCGGCTGAGCGCCACACGTCCACCTCGCCGTGCGTTCCGGTTCGGAAGTGACGCGCCTCGCCGGCGGTCGAGTGCTGCCACAGCAGCACCTCGCAGTCGCCGCGCCGATAGGGCAGACGAACGGACTGTCGCCTGGATGACGCAACAATCCGGGCATCGCGCCCCAGTTCATGCATCAGCTGATCGACGTCCGACGGTTCGAGACGAAGCGTTCGTTGCGGCAGTGGTTGTGTCATGACATGATGCCCGAAGGGCGTTCATGCCGGTGTTGGGATCGTGCCCCTTGCAGGATCCCGATTACCTCCCCGCAGAGGTCCGGAATGAGTCTCCCATCGCGCCATCGGCGAAATCAGGCGGCATGTTGACGATGCACGCCATCGTGCGTGTACGTCATGATCCGATCGCGTCGCGCAACCCCGCCAGGATGTCATCCGTGTTCTTCTTGGCGTCGCCGAAGAGCATCCGCGTATTCTCCATGTAGAACAGCGGATTATCGACCCCGGCGTAGCCGCTGGCCATGCCGCGTTTCATCACGATGGCGGTCTTGGCCTTCCACACCTCCAGCACGGGCATGCCGGCGATGGGGCTGGCTGGATCGGTCAGTGCGCTGGGATTGACGATGTCGTTGGCTCCGATCACCAGCACCACGTCGGTGTGCGGAAAGTCGTCGTTGATCTCCTCCATCTCATGCACGATGTCGTATGGCACGTTGGCCTCGGCCAGGAGCACGTTCATGTGTCCCGGCAGTCGTCCCGCCACCGGGTGAATGGCGAACAGGACGTCGATTCCCCGGGAGCGCAGGATGGAGGTGATCTCGGCCACCGGGTGCTGGGCGCGGGCGACCGCCATGCCATACCCCGGCACGATGATGACCCGCCTGGCCTGGCGCAGCAGGGCGACCGTGCCGGGTACGTCGATGGCGTGGACTTCACCGACCGGGGCGGCGCCTGCTCCGGCGGCGGGCGCAGCGCCCTCGCCCGCGCCGAATCCGCCCAGAATCACGCTGAGGAACGATCGGTTCATGCCGCGGCACATGATGTAGCTCAGAATCGCGCCGCTGCTGCCCACGAGCGCCCCGGTGATGATGAGCAGGTCGTTGGAAAGCATGAACCCCGCCGCCGCCGCCGCCCAGCCGGAATAGCTGTTGAGCATGGACACGACGACGGGCATGTCGGCCCCGCCGATGGCCATGACCAGGTGGATG includes the following:
- a CDS encoding paraquat-inducible protein A yields the protein MPSPPRSASLARRYPRRVEIPLLLFAAGAMLTLGLTLPALQTRTLFFWKDEYSVLLNIVRLNEEGKRTAAVILAACSVVYPAIKFILLGYFWFMPFPHGWRFRVIRMLRLLGRWAMVDVLTIVSIVAASMTIGPLQATPRAGLFLFAGGIFALMLAGLAMERLARKGVRRR
- a CDS encoding DUF1501 domain-containing protein, producing MSEQPAFTRRIFLAQGVTLVSAAATIPLFLQKSAYGMMLPLGSELSSRPGVPEDRILVVVQLGGGNDGLNTVVPYGSPIYYNSRPGLAIPAPGRGTNQNPAALQLNQNDGLGLHPSLAPFKELMDDGVASIVQGVGYPNPNRSHFTSMDIWHTANTDASGVGWIGRYFDCTCSGTPVPQGAVSIGRTAPLAMIGEIQKPINFESPDLFRWLGKDLHKSLDDPYEQINRAGELGASEGDSQKAFLMRTALDAQVASDKIRAAVAAAPLVGYPQNGLGRQLQMVGAMIRAGLPTRVYYVSLGGFDTHANQFNPHANLLTQVATSLNAFYKDMKAQGNNKRVLTMVFSEFGRRVRQNASGGTDHGTAAPMYLVGDMVKPGLHGTHPSLTDLDQGDLKYNVDFRSIYASVLEDWMGADHKPILGKAFVKAPVMA
- a CDS encoding DUF1800 domain-containing protein, whose translation is MPEPSLRPIRGGDFDFWKAHHLLNRAGFGGTPAQARALVEMGLDKAVDYIVNYEKCDFEEVRADAFDGTIMRPPTAEERRAIEAARRSGDEAAVEQLQRERQRRQEADRRQHRSMQEWWLKRMIRSPRPLEEKMTLFWHGHFATGYRTIENSYDMFQQNQFFRANATGNFANLVYGIIRDPAMLRYLNNNQNRRNAPNENLARELMELFTLGEGNDYTEQDIKEGARALTGYTYRYNEQLGRHEFFFDQNEHDAGPKRILGKVGPFDGVDFCRLILSREVCSRFICGKLYRFFVNDMPGKPGRDVEQFIARLARLMRDSKYELKPVLTTLFKSEHFYDPQNTAALIKSPVQLIVQAIRSLYTPARDVAALNSAADLMGQDLFMPPSVKGWDGGRAWINTSTLFIRQNLLVYLLTGRRPNLYEWQASTDSYDATHLVSHLRSAEGDIKPEDAAAYLLRFALGAEPESERVRTLIDFVSSNGNRVTNDMIIAMLSLITAMPEYQLC
- the uvrB gene encoding excinuclease ABC subunit UvrB; its protein translation is MPEHRAFELVSPFQPTGDQPQAIEALTDGVRSGRSAMTLLGATGTGKTFTMANVIARVKKPTLIVSHNKTLAAQLYEEMRELFPRNAVSYFVSYYDYYQPEAYIPQRDIYIEKDASRNDDLDRLRLSATSHLLSRDDVIIVASVSCIYGLGSPEAYGKRVIGLIKGQPINRRTVLLGLSDMQYSRNDAALERGTFRVKGDVIEVYPAYEQFAVRVETFGDEIERLELINPTTGEVLAEETQVFIFPAVHYVMPENELQTALNNIRAELDARVLQLRGEGKLLEAQRLLSRTRYDLEMMEEVGYCSGIENYAAHLDGRPRGARPYTLLDYFRHVPGRGPDDWLMFIDESHVTVPQVRAMFNGDRARKQVLVDHGFRLPSALENRPLRFEEFEELVPQVIFVSATPGEYELARSEGLVVEQIIRPTGLLDPPVTVLPARGQIPDLIERCQHRAARGERVLVTALTKRLCEDLTGYLHDRKLRVRYLHSDIDTLERLEILRELREGQFDILVGVNLLREGLDLPEVALVAILDADKTGFLRSETSLIQTMGRAARNVNSEVVMYADSVTPQMQAAIDEVTRRRAIQQAYNEQHGITPDTIQKAIRRGIEQELAARKTARAAVAPVSRPAQEYDREELIVELEKEMLAAAERLEFEKAAHLRDRIRDLKAMPLLSTRNKVTFDEVAAPRPKPGMAKSRAGITGRKGRKG
- the dprA gene encoding DNA-protecting protein DprA, which produces MPRTPEQIDDAHLRLALTSGIGPVTYRRLMARLGGAAAIVGASATELAAVEGIGPTRAVRLKEELARTTPDAERDAMSARGVGIILRGDSDYPPLLESIADPPVALWVRGTLAPEDSIALAIVGSRHCSAYGRDQAARFASMLAQCGLTIVSGGARGIDAEAHRAALRAGGRTIAVCGCGLAHDYPPEHADLFMHIVERGAVVSEYPMGVMPRSEHFPRRNRIISGLSLGVLVIEAGRGSGALITARLAAEEHGREVMALPGRVDSPSAMGCLEAIRDGWAGMVLSHADVLTQLESAGHLVRGAFEAAAAPPNGAPSLRELNLTDGQRAIVAALQDAETPLLTDFLAHAVQMPPAALLSEITILEIRGLVARDERGVRLKRRTPEA
- a CDS encoding PilZ domain-containing protein: MMADERTDPALLRLAAQGVNQRQTGRLPQESLACSLGPVLDFSAGGMRVKTRRVPKGRFEVELFGLGGRITVPAEVIWTKRCGLFSRIVGVRFVNLDQGMLATLKRMSSENRSRRLLASEVKKAA
- a CDS encoding PilZ domain-containing protein, with the protein product MTQPLPQRTLRLEPSDVDQLMHELGRDARIVASSRRQSVRLPYRRGDCEVLLWQHSTAGEARHFRTGTHGEVDVWRSAASGGRPFVMESRNLSIQGISLLHGVFVHPGTRCRVTLTDRKGERRPVDGVVVACRYLRGGVHELGVRFDAIIRLREYCPEADAMSRDFLAELQARAEGLALEVEAGNIAALRVLGEAVRTRALGYGYQAIAEGAESLLKVIQASSENLEPVERECKALVDRCRWTDPS
- a CDS encoding NAD(P)(+) transhydrogenase (Re/Si-specific) subunit beta, yielding MLSHELVTSAYLTAGVLFILSLGGLSHPETARRGNLFGMLGMAIALAATILGPGVSGGGYAILAASILPAALIGAFLASRVQMTSMPQLVAILHSFVGLAAVLVGFASHLTAGAPPGSGAELTASSAAHVIHAIEVYVGVCIGSITFTGSVVAFGKLQGFISGKPLLLPARHGLNLLALAVTVWLGVRFVSAGEGGGTIDLLLAAILTGLIGIHLVMAIGGADMPVVVSMLNSYSGWAAAAAGFMLSNDLLIITGALVGSSGAILSYIMCRGMNRSFLSVILGGFGAGEGAAPAAGAGAAPVGEVHAIDVPGTVALLRQARRVIIVPGYGMAVARAQHPVAEITSILRSRGIDVLFAIHPVAGRLPGHMNVLLAEANVPYDIVHEMEEINDDFPHTDVVLVIGANDIVNPSALTDPASPIAGMPVLEVWKAKTAIVMKRGMASGYAGVDNPLFYMENTRMLFGDAKKNTDDILAGLRDAIGS